A region from the Desulfoglaeba alkanexedens ALDC genome encodes:
- a CDS encoding RNA methyltransferase: protein MRVKLENIGIILHRPHFPENIGAAARAAKNMGISRLAVVDPLDCDLTRILKMATQAAEDLVADMEIYEYLADAVGPYQYVVGTTARTGSHRPTVADPRRMAEQLIALSRENRVALLFGPENRGLSNRELRFCHSLVTIPTHDFSSLNLAQAVMLICYEIFRAGVETPPVFVPRLATSFELEAMYEQLGETLARIHFINPENPDHWMENIRRAVGRLGLRARDVKIIRGICRQINWYCGKRLESAEAEAEQSPKAPPASHENQDSRDSRGIL from the coding sequence ATGCGAGTCAAGCTTGAAAACATCGGCATCATTCTTCACCGGCCGCACTTTCCCGAAAACATCGGAGCGGCCGCCCGAGCGGCGAAGAACATGGGGATCAGCCGGCTGGCGGTGGTGGATCCACTGGACTGCGACCTCACCCGCATCCTCAAAATGGCGACCCAGGCCGCCGAGGACCTGGTGGCCGACATGGAAATTTACGAATACCTGGCCGACGCCGTGGGCCCATACCAATACGTGGTGGGCACCACCGCCCGCACCGGCTCCCACCGGCCGACCGTAGCCGATCCCAGGCGCATGGCGGAACAGCTCATCGCCCTCAGCCGCGAAAACCGAGTCGCCCTTCTGTTCGGGCCGGAAAACCGAGGTCTTTCCAACCGCGAACTTCGCTTCTGCCACAGCTTGGTCACCATCCCCACCCATGACTTCTCGTCCCTGAATCTGGCTCAGGCGGTCATGCTGATCTGTTACGAGATCTTTCGAGCCGGCGTCGAAACGCCTCCGGTTTTCGTTCCACGGCTCGCCACGTCCTTTGAACTGGAGGCCATGTACGAGCAGCTGGGCGAAACCCTGGCGAGGATTCATTTCATCAACCCGGAAAACCCAGACCACTGGATGGAAAACATCCGGCGCGCCGTGGGCCGGCTCGGCCTGAGAGCTCGAGACGTGAAGATCATCCGTGGTATATGCCGGCAAATCAACTGGTACTGCGGAAAACGCCTGGAATCTGCGGAAGCCGAGGCAGAGCAAAGCCCGAAAGCCCCCCCGGCTTCTCACGAAAATCAAGACTCCCGGGACTCCAGAGGGATCTTGTGA
- the amrB gene encoding AmmeMemoRadiSam system protein B gives MEREKIRESVIAGTWYSGNPEALRREILGHLARARVEPLKGRLVGLVAPHAGYLYSGGVAAHAYKLLEQHPFDRVLIMAPSHRAYFTGASIYHLGGYRTPLGVVPLDREIVDSLRKHSDLFGYVPQAHAQEHSLEIQLPFLQVVLGDFRLTPVLLGDLSEGAARLTAKAVAEACAGRNILLVASTDLSHYHPYEQAVRLDRRVLDRVEAFDPEGLAEELRSGRCEACGAWPLTVVMWTAKELGASKGRVLHYANSGDVTGDTRSVVGYMAAALVDNPGQGREVNRRHQPVGVDLGLSQEEKETLRDIAWEAIRNRIRNVYRPVPKPDASKLQEPRGVFVSLHRKGCLRGCIGLIEGREPLYQAVAQMAVQAAFGDPRFPPLQPDELDDLDLEISVLTPLQRIHDPSEIVVGVHGVMVRRGHRSGLLLPQVAVEHGWSREELLEWTCRKAGLPPDAWKDPRTEIFVFSADVF, from the coding sequence ATGGAGCGAGAGAAAATCAGAGAATCGGTCATTGCCGGTACGTGGTATTCGGGAAACCCGGAAGCGCTGCGGCGCGAAATCCTCGGCCACCTGGCACGCGCCCGGGTGGAGCCGCTCAAGGGGCGCCTGGTGGGGCTGGTGGCTCCCCACGCCGGCTACCTGTATTCGGGCGGTGTGGCCGCCCACGCCTACAAGCTGCTGGAGCAGCACCCGTTCGATCGTGTGCTCATCATGGCGCCGAGCCATCGGGCTTATTTCACGGGCGCCAGTATCTACCATCTGGGAGGATACCGGACGCCGCTGGGTGTCGTGCCCCTGGACCGGGAGATCGTGGATTCCCTGCGGAAGCACTCAGATCTTTTCGGCTATGTTCCGCAGGCTCACGCGCAGGAACATTCACTGGAAATCCAGCTGCCCTTCCTTCAGGTGGTGCTGGGCGATTTCCGGCTGACCCCCGTGCTCCTGGGCGACCTTTCGGAAGGAGCCGCACGGCTTACGGCCAAAGCCGTCGCCGAGGCCTGCGCGGGCCGGAACATCCTCCTGGTGGCCAGCACGGATCTTTCTCATTACCATCCCTATGAGCAGGCCGTGCGCCTGGACCGCCGGGTGCTGGATCGCGTGGAGGCGTTCGACCCGGAGGGCCTCGCGGAGGAGCTTCGAAGCGGGCGATGTGAAGCGTGCGGCGCCTGGCCGCTCACGGTGGTCATGTGGACCGCAAAGGAACTCGGAGCGTCCAAGGGGCGGGTGCTGCACTACGCCAACTCCGGAGACGTGACGGGAGATACCCGCAGCGTGGTGGGATACATGGCGGCGGCCCTGGTGGACAATCCGGGGCAGGGACGTGAGGTGAATAGGCGGCATCAGCCGGTGGGGGTGGACTTGGGGCTGTCGCAGGAAGAAAAGGAAACGCTTCGTGATATCGCATGGGAGGCGATCCGAAACAGGATCCGCAACGTCTATCGCCCCGTGCCGAAACCCGATGCTTCCAAGCTCCAAGAACCCCGCGGCGTCTTCGTTTCGCTCCACAGGAAAGGCTGTCTCCGCGGGTGCATCGGCCTGATAGAAGGGCGAGAGCCGCTTTATCAGGCTGTCGCTCAGATGGCTGTCCAAGCCGCTTTCGGCGACCCTCGGTTCCCGCCGCTTCAGCCGGACGAACTGGACGATCTCGACCTGGAGATCTCTGTTTTGACGCCGCTTCAACGGATTCACGACCCATCGGAAATCGTAGTCGGGGTTCACGGCGTGATGGTTCGCCGTGGGCATCGGAGCGGTCTGCTGCTTCCTCAGGTGGCGGTGGAACACGGCTGGAGCCGTGAAGAACTGCTGGAATGGACATGTCGAAAAGCCGGGCTTCCCCCCGATGCGTGGAAGGACCCGAGAACCGAGATTTTTGTTTTTTCCGCCGATGTTTTCTAA
- a CDS encoding GGDEF domain-containing response regulator — translation MSRDTGGDMRVEVTGVEGNAGAPPSRVLVADDDRTTRAMLKAMLSRWRYEVHTASDGLEAWEILRRPNSPRVAVLDWIMPGMDGVDVCRRIRLEVPAEERYIYIILLTAKTSREEIVAGLEAGADDYMVKPFDASELQVRVRIGQRIVNLHSELVAAREALRIQATYDGLTGLLNRAATLDTLHRELSRTAREEAVLGLLMIDIDHFKRVNDTYGHMVGDEVLRACAHRIRASVRRYDAAGRVGGEEFLVILPGADRETVQAVAERIREHIGGAPIETETLQLNITASLGGTTLQGRGVSADELIGAADRALYRAKEEGRNRVVLE, via the coding sequence ATGTCGAGGGATACTGGAGGCGATATGAGGGTGGAAGTGACCGGGGTTGAAGGAAACGCGGGCGCCCCGCCTTCCCGGGTGCTCGTCGCCGACGACGATCGGACCACGCGCGCCATGCTTAAGGCAATGCTGTCGCGCTGGCGGTACGAAGTGCACACCGCTTCGGACGGGCTGGAGGCTTGGGAGATACTGAGACGTCCGAATTCCCCCCGGGTGGCCGTTCTGGACTGGATCATGCCGGGCATGGACGGGGTCGATGTCTGCCGGAGAATCCGGTTGGAAGTGCCGGCGGAAGAACGCTACATCTACATCATCCTTCTTACGGCCAAAACATCCCGCGAAGAAATTGTGGCGGGTCTGGAAGCGGGAGCCGACGACTACATGGTGAAGCCCTTCGACGCCAGCGAGCTGCAGGTGCGGGTGAGGATCGGGCAGCGCATCGTGAACTTGCACTCGGAACTGGTAGCCGCCCGGGAGGCGCTTCGCATCCAGGCCACCTACGACGGGTTGACCGGGCTGCTGAACCGGGCCGCCACCCTGGATACGCTCCACCGCGAACTTTCCCGCACCGCGCGTGAAGAAGCCGTCTTGGGGCTGCTGATGATCGATATCGATCATTTCAAGCGGGTGAACGACACGTACGGCCACATGGTGGGCGACGAAGTGCTCAGGGCATGCGCGCACCGCATCCGGGCCTCCGTTCGCCGCTACGACGCGGCGGGAAGAGTGGGCGGCGAGGAATTCCTGGTGATCCTTCCCGGGGCGGATCGGGAAACGGTGCAGGCGGTGGCCGAGCGAATCCGGGAGCACATCGGCGGAGCGCCCATCGAAACGGAGACGCTTCAACTGAACATCACCGCAAGCCTCGGCGGAACGACCCTGCAGGGCAGGGGCGTTTCGGCCGACGAACTGATCGGGGCGGCGGACCGAGCCCTCTATCGCGCCAAGGAAGAGGGGCGAAACCGGGTGGTTCTGGAGTAG